A stretch of Corynebacterium timonense DNA encodes these proteins:
- the purB gene encoding adenylosuccinate lyase: protein MNANVLSHRYASPEMATLWSAEHKIILERQLWVAVMKAQQGLGVDIPDEAIAAYESVIERVDLASIAEREKVTRHDVKARIEEFNALAGHEHIHKGMTSRDLTENVEQLQIVRALELTRDKSVALLKAVGNRAEQYTSLVMAGRSHNVAAQATTLGKRFASAADEILLAVERIEQLLAAYPLRGIKGPMGTAQDMLDLMGGDEAKLTQLEGQIARHLGFARTFDSVGQVYPRSLDFDAISALVQLGAGPSSLATTIRLMAGNETVTEGFKEGQVGSSAMPHKMNARSCERVGGFQVILRGYLTMVADLAGQQWNEGDVFCSVVRRVALPDAFFAIDGQLETFLTVLDEFGVFPAMINRELDRYLPFLATTRILMAAVRAGVGRETAHEVIKEHAVAMALDMREKGAEQNLVERLAEDERLPLDRAALDAALADRHAFIGAAESQVDAVLARIQALVDAHPDAAGYTPGEIL, encoded by the coding sequence ATGAACGCGAACGTCCTGTCCCACCGCTACGCCTCGCCCGAGATGGCGACGCTGTGGAGCGCCGAGCACAAGATCATCCTGGAGCGCCAGCTCTGGGTCGCGGTGATGAAGGCGCAGCAGGGGCTGGGGGTGGACATCCCAGACGAGGCCATCGCGGCCTACGAAAGCGTCATTGAGCGGGTAGACTTGGCCTCGATCGCCGAGCGGGAGAAGGTCACCCGCCACGACGTGAAGGCGCGCATCGAGGAGTTCAACGCGCTGGCCGGCCACGAGCACATCCACAAGGGGATGACCAGCCGTGACCTCACCGAGAACGTCGAGCAGCTGCAGATCGTCCGCGCGCTTGAGCTGACGCGCGACAAGTCGGTGGCCCTGCTCAAGGCGGTGGGCAACCGCGCCGAGCAGTACACGTCCCTGGTCATGGCGGGCCGCTCTCACAACGTCGCGGCGCAGGCCACCACGCTGGGCAAGCGCTTCGCCTCGGCGGCGGACGAGATCCTCCTCGCCGTCGAGCGCATCGAACAGCTGCTGGCCGCCTACCCGCTGCGCGGCATCAAGGGGCCGATGGGCACCGCCCAGGACATGCTCGACCTCATGGGCGGCGACGAGGCGAAGCTTACGCAGCTCGAGGGCCAGATCGCCCGCCACCTCGGCTTCGCCCGCACCTTCGACTCGGTGGGCCAGGTCTACCCGCGCAGCCTCGACTTTGACGCGATTTCCGCCCTGGTGCAGCTGGGCGCCGGGCCGTCGTCGCTCGCCACCACGATCCGCCTCATGGCCGGCAACGAGACGGTCACCGAGGGCTTCAAGGAGGGCCAGGTCGGATCGTCGGCGATGCCGCACAAGATGAACGCGCGCTCCTGCGAGCGCGTCGGCGGCTTCCAGGTCATCCTGCGCGGTTACCTCACGATGGTCGCGGACCTTGCCGGCCAGCAGTGGAACGAGGGCGACGTGTTCTGCTCAGTCGTGCGCCGCGTCGCGCTGCCAGACGCCTTCTTCGCCATCGACGGCCAGCTGGAGACCTTCCTGACGGTGCTCGACGAGTTCGGAGTCTTCCCGGCCATGATCAACCGGGAGCTTGACCGCTACCTGCCGTTCTTGGCCACCACCCGGATCCTCATGGCGGCGGTGCGCGCCGGGGTCGGCCGCGAGACCGCCCACGAGGTGATCAAGGAGCACGCCGTCGCGATGGCGCTCGATATGCGCGAGAAGGGGGCGGAGCAAAACCTCGTCGAGAGGCTGGCCGAAGACGAGCGCCTGCCCCTGGACCGCGCCGCCCTCGACGCCGCGCTCGCCGACCGCCACGCCTTCATCGGCGCCGCCGAGTCCCAGGTCGACGCCGTGCTCGCGCGCATCCAGGCGCTTGTCGACGCCCACCCCGACGCCGCCGGTTACACCCCGGGCGAGATCCTCTAA
- a CDS encoding glutathione peroxidase, whose product MTENLRDIELTLNDGTPTTLNTLAGSDAVLLVNTASKCGLTVQYEGLQALADEYAGKGLTVVGAPCNQSNGQEPGTDEEIRDFACTRYNVSFPLLSKLEVNGPGAHPLYKELTTVPDSDGEAGDVAWNFEKFLITPDGAVAARIRPKTEPQDPAVTEAIETVLAP is encoded by the coding sequence ATGACTGAGAACCTTCGCGATATCGAGCTCACGCTTAACGACGGCACACCCACCACCCTCAACACCCTCGCCGGATCCGACGCGGTCCTGCTGGTCAACACGGCCTCCAAGTGCGGTCTGACCGTGCAGTACGAGGGCCTGCAGGCACTCGCCGACGAATACGCGGGCAAGGGCCTGACCGTCGTCGGCGCCCCCTGCAACCAGTCCAACGGGCAGGAACCCGGCACGGACGAGGAGATCAGGGACTTCGCCTGCACCCGCTACAACGTCAGCTTCCCGCTGCTGTCCAAGCTGGAGGTCAACGGGCCCGGCGCGCACCCGCTGTACAAGGAGCTGACCACCGTCCCCGACTCCGACGGCGAGGCCGGGGACGTGGCCTGGAACTTCGAGAAGTTCCTCATCACCCCCGACGGCGCAGTGGCCGCCCGGATCCGCCCCAAGACCGAGCCCCAGGACCCTGCCGTGACGGAGGCAATTGAGACCGTGCTGGCCCCGTAA
- a CDS encoding S9 family peptidase, translating to MTDNPTTSTSTSGVPAPVATKHPITRSFHGRDFVDNYEWLRDKDNPETIAYLEAENAYTQARTEGLDELTEAVYGEIKSRIKETDMTVPQRRGGWWYYARTVEGKSYGLSCRVAADPASPWTPPTLPEDGSALPGEQVVLDVNELAEGHEFFSLGASTVTTSGRLLAYSADTSGDERFQLRVKDLQTGELLADTLDDVFYGATWAGEEYLFYTRVDEAWRPHQVWRHRLGTPAELDVLVYEEPDERFNVSVGIDRAEKYLYIASSSKLTSEWRVCPLAEPEGEFEVLWPREQGVEYDVDYAEVAGEPLWVVTHNAAGPNFEVGTCGVDKRVPLTELEVRVPHDDAVRIEGVDVYRDFWFCGYRSGGISRLAVAEVGESGVAAFRELEFDEELYTAGLGGNPEWDAPVVRLSYASYTQPAQLFDYTVATRELRLLKQQEVLGGYDPHEYTATRMWASAPDGTQVPMSVVHRADLDLSQPRPTLLYGYGSYEASNDPGFSIARLSLLDRGMVWVCAHVRGGGEMGRGWYDHGKGLEKVNTFTDFIACADALVEQGITTHGQLVAEGGSAGGLLMGAVANMAPEKFAGIQAIVPFVDPLTSVLMPELPLTVTEWEEWGDPYHDPEVYDYMAAYAPYENVEAKHYPDILAVTSLNDTRVLYVEPAKWVAKLRECATGGEILLKTEMSAGHGGVSGRYEKWRQTAFEYAWTLVHSGAVSK from the coding sequence ATGACGGACAATCCCACGACGAGCACCAGCACCAGCGGCGTCCCGGCCCCGGTGGCAACAAAGCACCCCATTACCCGCTCCTTTCACGGGCGCGATTTCGTGGACAACTACGAGTGGCTGCGCGACAAGGACAACCCCGAGACCATCGCCTACCTCGAGGCGGAAAATGCCTACACGCAGGCGCGCACGGAGGGGCTGGACGAGCTGACCGAGGCGGTCTACGGCGAGATCAAATCGCGCATCAAGGAAACGGACATGACCGTCCCGCAGCGCCGCGGCGGCTGGTGGTACTACGCGCGCACCGTCGAGGGCAAAAGCTACGGCCTGAGCTGCCGCGTCGCCGCCGACCCGGCTTCCCCCTGGACCCCGCCGACACTGCCGGAGGACGGCTCGGCCCTGCCGGGCGAGCAGGTGGTTCTGGATGTCAACGAGCTCGCCGAGGGCCACGAGTTCTTCTCGCTCGGCGCCTCAACCGTGACCACCTCGGGCCGGCTCCTGGCGTACTCCGCTGACACCTCGGGCGACGAGCGCTTCCAGCTGCGCGTCAAAGACCTCCAGACGGGCGAGCTTCTCGCCGACACGCTTGACGACGTCTTCTACGGCGCCACCTGGGCAGGGGAGGAGTACCTCTTTTACACCCGCGTCGACGAGGCGTGGCGCCCCCACCAGGTGTGGCGCCACCGGCTGGGTACCCCGGCCGAGCTGGATGTGCTGGTCTACGAGGAGCCCGACGAGCGCTTCAACGTCTCCGTCGGCATAGACCGCGCGGAGAAGTACCTCTACATCGCCTCCAGTTCCAAGCTCACCAGCGAGTGGCGGGTGTGCCCGCTCGCCGAGCCGGAGGGCGAGTTTGAGGTGCTGTGGCCGCGCGAGCAGGGCGTCGAGTACGACGTTGACTACGCCGAGGTGGCAGGGGAACCCCTGTGGGTGGTCACGCACAACGCGGCGGGACCGAATTTTGAGGTGGGCACGTGTGGCGTCGATAAGCGCGTGCCCCTGACCGAGCTTGAGGTGCGCGTGCCGCACGACGACGCGGTGCGCATTGAGGGCGTGGATGTCTACCGCGACTTCTGGTTCTGCGGGTATCGCTCGGGCGGGATCAGCCGCCTCGCCGTCGCCGAGGTCGGCGAGAGCGGGGTGGCCGCGTTCCGCGAGCTGGAGTTCGACGAGGAGCTCTACACCGCGGGCCTAGGCGGCAACCCCGAGTGGGACGCGCCGGTGGTGCGCCTGAGCTACGCCTCGTACACCCAACCCGCGCAGCTGTTCGACTACACGGTGGCCACCCGCGAGCTGAGACTGCTCAAGCAGCAGGAGGTGCTCGGCGGCTACGACCCGCACGAGTACACCGCGACCCGCATGTGGGCGAGCGCCCCCGACGGAACCCAGGTGCCCATGTCCGTGGTGCACCGCGCCGACCTCGATCTCAGCCAGCCGCGCCCCACCCTGCTGTACGGGTACGGCTCCTACGAGGCCTCCAACGACCCTGGTTTTTCCATCGCGCGCTTGTCGCTGCTAGACCGCGGCATGGTATGGGTGTGCGCCCACGTGCGCGGCGGCGGCGAGATGGGGCGCGGATGGTACGACCACGGGAAGGGGCTTGAGAAGGTCAACACGTTTACGGACTTCATCGCGTGCGCGGACGCTTTGGTGGAGCAGGGGATCACCACCCACGGCCAGCTCGTCGCCGAGGGAGGCTCCGCGGGCGGGCTCCTCATGGGCGCGGTGGCGAACATGGCGCCGGAGAAGTTCGCCGGCATCCAGGCGATCGTGCCCTTCGTCGACCCGCTGACCAGCGTCCTCATGCCGGAGCTGCCGTTGACGGTCACGGAATGGGAGGAGTGGGGTGACCCCTACCACGACCCGGAAGTCTACGACTATATGGCAGCCTACGCGCCCTACGAGAACGTGGAGGCGAAGCACTACCCGGATATCCTCGCGGTGACCAGTCTCAACGATACGCGCGTACTCTACGTCGAGCCCGCCAAGTGGGTGGCTAAGCTGCGCGAGTGCGCGACCGGTGGTGAGATTTTGTTGAAGACGGAGATGAGCGCCGGGCACGGCGGCGTGTCCGGACGCTACGAAAAGTGGAGGCAGACCGCGTTTGAGTACGCCTGGACCTTGGTGCATAGTGGGGCTGTGTCGAAGTAG
- a CDS encoding phosphoribosylaminoimidazolesuccinocarboxamide synthase, protein MRPELSDYDHLSGGKVREIYEVDAATLLMVATDRISAFDFSLDPEIPDKGRVLTATSMFFFDLLDGVPNHLAGPIDDERIPEEVLGRAQVVTRLQMIPFECVARGYLTGSGKKEYDATGTVCGVELPEGLTEASRLPEPIFTPATKAEQGEHDENVSFAYVASALGEDLATRLREATLDIYARAAAYAETRGIILADTKLEFGLDEDGTLVLADEVLTPDSSRYWPADSYEEGRVQPSFDKQYVRNWLTGPKSDWDPADGTPPPELPGSVVEATRDRYVEAYERLSGTKFGDWPGAMA, encoded by the coding sequence ATGCGTCCAGAGCTCTCTGATTACGACCACCTTTCTGGCGGCAAGGTCCGCGAAATCTACGAGGTGGATGCCGCGACCCTGTTGATGGTGGCCACCGACAGGATCTCTGCCTTCGACTTCTCGCTTGACCCGGAGATCCCGGACAAGGGGCGAGTGCTCACAGCCACCTCGATGTTCTTCTTCGACCTGCTCGACGGGGTGCCGAATCACCTCGCCGGGCCGATTGACGACGAACGCATCCCCGAGGAAGTCCTCGGCCGCGCCCAGGTGGTCACACGCCTGCAGATGATCCCCTTCGAGTGCGTCGCCCGCGGCTACCTCACGGGTTCCGGGAAGAAGGAGTACGACGCGACGGGCACGGTGTGCGGCGTCGAGCTGCCCGAGGGCCTGACAGAGGCGTCCCGGTTGCCGGAGCCGATCTTCACCCCGGCAACGAAGGCGGAGCAGGGCGAGCATGACGAGAACGTTTCCTTCGCGTACGTCGCCAGCGCGCTCGGCGAGGACCTGGCCACCCGGCTGCGCGAGGCCACCCTGGACATTTACGCGCGCGCCGCCGCCTACGCCGAGACACGCGGCATCATCCTCGCCGACACCAAGCTCGAGTTCGGCCTCGACGAGGACGGCACGCTGGTGCTTGCGGACGAAGTGCTCACCCCCGACTCCTCCCGCTACTGGCCTGCTGACTCCTACGAGGAGGGGCGCGTGCAACCCAGCTTTGACAAGCAGTACGTGCGCAACTGGCTCACCGGCCCGAAGTCCGATTGGGACCCCGCCGACGGCACCCCGCCCCCGGAGCTGCCCGGCTCTGTCGTCGAGGCCACCCGTGACCGCTACGTGGAGGCCTACGAGCGCCTCAGCGGCACAAAGTTCGGCGACTGGCCGGGGGCGATGGCCTAG
- a CDS encoding DUF2334 domain-containing protein — protein sequence MSGRVLVSVSSIFDATLDGVARLVAELDRNDVPISLLVAPHIDKTWHLAKDPRTLGWLGEQREAGRALILNGFDQPAQGRRSEFATLGAHEARLRLKGATRQMMSLGYEFDIFAPPRWRLSEGTLAVVGEFGFGLVASTKGLHIVGDNQFHRCRNLSVGEGFGAATWWRRNVIRAAERGAARGNTIRLSVSGRELGDKKVLRDFVAAALAAAEAGGSPADYRSFLPAA from the coding sequence ATGTCAGGCCGCGTCCTCGTATCGGTGTCCTCTATCTTTGACGCCACCCTCGACGGGGTCGCCCGCCTTGTAGCGGAGCTTGACCGCAACGACGTACCGATATCGCTTTTGGTTGCGCCGCACATCGATAAGACGTGGCACCTGGCCAAGGACCCGCGCACACTCGGGTGGCTCGGCGAGCAGCGCGAAGCAGGGCGCGCGCTTATCCTCAACGGCTTCGACCAGCCGGCCCAGGGCCGACGCTCCGAGTTCGCCACCCTGGGAGCCCACGAGGCGCGCCTGCGGCTCAAAGGAGCGACCCGCCAGATGATGTCGTTGGGCTACGAGTTCGATATCTTCGCCCCGCCGCGCTGGCGCCTGTCGGAGGGCACCCTCGCGGTCGTCGGCGAGTTCGGCTTCGGCCTCGTCGCCTCCACGAAGGGGCTGCACATCGTGGGCGACAACCAATTCCACCGCTGCCGCAACCTCTCCGTGGGCGAGGGTTTCGGCGCGGCGACGTGGTGGCGGCGCAACGTCATCCGCGCCGCCGAACGGGGCGCTGCCAGGGGAAACACCATCCGCCTGTCCGTCTCGGGCCGCGAGCTGGGGGACAAAAAGGTCCTGCGGGACTTCGTCGCCGCGGCGCTCGCCGCCGCAGAGGCCGGGGGCAGTCCCGCCGATTACCGCTCCTTCCTGCCCGCCGCGTAG
- the purD gene encoding phosphoribosylamine--glycine ligase, with translation MRILVIGSGGREHALLAGLRGNELHVAPGNAGMASLAEVHSVDVASPEAIVALARDVGAELVVIGPEIPLVAGAADALAEAGIDVFGPTKAAAQLEGSKAFAKEVMAAAGVRTASATRVTELAEIDAALDEYGPNYVVKDDGLAGGKGVVVTQDRAAAEAHARAVIEAGNPVLFESFLEGPEISLFCLVDGDTVVPLLPAQDHKRAHDNDAGPNTGGMGAYTPLPWLPDNGVERIVAEIAEPVAREMVARGIPYQGILYVGAAWGPEGPAVVEFNARFGDPETQPVLSLLKTPLVRALTAVATGTLAELAPLEWEDGYAATVVLSAEDYPAAPRTGDAITGEGLDDPTTILHAGTALQDGVLVSSGGRVLNALGKGATLEQAVDKAYEAVEKITLQGSFYRRDIARKAIEGDIRVGS, from the coding sequence ATGCGCATCCTTGTTATCGGTTCGGGCGGCCGTGAACACGCCCTTCTGGCTGGGTTGAGGGGCAACGAGCTGCACGTGGCGCCGGGCAACGCCGGTATGGCCTCGCTTGCCGAGGTCCACTCGGTGGACGTGGCCTCGCCGGAGGCGATCGTGGCGCTCGCCCGCGACGTCGGCGCGGAGCTCGTGGTCATCGGCCCGGAGATCCCGCTCGTCGCCGGGGCGGCGGACGCGCTCGCCGAGGCCGGCATCGACGTCTTCGGCCCGACGAAGGCCGCTGCGCAGCTCGAGGGCTCTAAGGCCTTTGCCAAGGAGGTCATGGCCGCGGCGGGAGTGCGCACGGCGTCGGCGACGCGCGTGACGGAGCTGGCGGAGATCGACGCTGCGCTCGACGAGTACGGCCCGAACTACGTGGTCAAGGATGACGGGCTGGCCGGCGGCAAGGGCGTCGTGGTCACCCAGGACCGCGCCGCCGCCGAGGCGCACGCCCGCGCCGTGATCGAGGCCGGCAACCCGGTCCTGTTCGAGTCCTTCCTCGAAGGCCCCGAGATCTCCCTGTTCTGCCTCGTCGACGGCGACACGGTCGTGCCGCTGCTTCCCGCCCAGGATCACAAGCGCGCCCACGACAACGACGCTGGCCCCAACACCGGCGGCATGGGCGCCTACACGCCGCTGCCGTGGCTGCCCGACAACGGCGTCGAGCGCATCGTCGCCGAGATCGCCGAGCCCGTCGCCCGCGAGATGGTCGCCCGCGGTATCCCCTACCAGGGCATTCTCTACGTCGGTGCGGCCTGGGGCCCGGAGGGCCCGGCTGTGGTCGAGTTCAACGCCCGCTTCGGCGACCCCGAGACCCAGCCCGTGCTCTCGCTGCTGAAAACGCCGCTTGTCCGCGCCCTCACCGCCGTCGCCACCGGCACCCTCGCCGAGCTGGCCCCGCTCGAGTGGGAGGACGGCTACGCTGCCACCGTCGTGCTCTCCGCCGAGGACTACCCGGCCGCACCCCGCACCGGCGACGCGATCACCGGCGAGGGCCTCGACGACCCGACTACGATCCTCCACGCCGGCACCGCGCTGCAGGACGGGGTGCTCGTCTCCTCCGGCGGCCGCGTGCTCAACGCGCTGGGCAAGGGGGCCACGCTTGAGCAGGCCGTCGATAAGGCGTACGAGGCCGTGGAGAAGATCACGCTGCAGGGCTCGTTCTACCGCCGCGACATCGCGCGCAAGGCGATCGAGGGCGACATCCGCGTGGGCAGCTAA
- a CDS encoding HIT family protein: protein MSTVFTKILDGDLPGRFIYRDETVAAFLSIAPIAYGHTLVVPVEEVDKWTDLSPALWTHMNEIAKEIGQAVIEAFGSERAGYLIAGFEVPHAHIHVFPANDMSGYNLANVIPPEQTDQAKMDEAAELLREKLGTNEAGRR from the coding sequence ATGAGCACCGTATTCACCAAGATCCTGGACGGCGACCTGCCCGGCCGCTTCATCTACCGCGACGAGACTGTCGCCGCGTTTTTGTCCATCGCCCCCATTGCCTACGGCCATACCCTCGTCGTCCCCGTCGAGGAGGTGGACAAGTGGACCGACCTCTCCCCCGCCCTGTGGACGCACATGAACGAGATTGCCAAGGAGATCGGGCAGGCTGTCATCGAGGCCTTTGGCTCCGAGCGCGCCGGCTACCTCATCGCCGGCTTCGAGGTCCCGCACGCCCACATTCACGTCTTCCCCGCCAACGACATGTCGGGATACAACCTCGCTAACGTCATTCCCCCGGAGCAGACAGACCAGGCGAAGATGGACGAGGCCGCGGAGCTGCTGCGCGAGAAGCTGGGCACCAACGAGGCGGGGCGGCGCTAG
- a CDS encoding helix-turn-helix transcriptional regulator, giving the protein MYYDLREDRFGIFHEAAQSLGYSAEQIRAFERNLAELSPDESRQLATVIGLDVEAIKQQRAIPAVIAAIAGFVGGALGSEIIGQVANWGVATACQNLNGFSGAFDDFCRSNGHI; this is encoded by the coding sequence GTGTACTACGATCTCCGCGAGGACCGCTTCGGAATTTTTCATGAAGCAGCACAAAGCTTGGGATACAGCGCCGAGCAAATCCGCGCTTTCGAGCGTAACCTCGCAGAACTGTCGCCGGACGAATCTCGGCAGCTTGCCACTGTCATCGGGCTCGACGTTGAAGCTATCAAACAGCAGCGGGCCATACCAGCCGTTATCGCCGCCATCGCCGGATTCGTCGGCGGCGCGCTCGGCAGTGAGATCATCGGCCAGGTAGCAAACTGGGGCGTCGCGACCGCATGCCAGAACCTCAACGGGTTTTCAGGAGCTTTTGACGACTTCTGCCGGTCCAACGGCCACATCTAA